Proteins from a genomic interval of Desulfovibrio piger:
- a CDS encoding CTP synthase: MKTKFIFVTGGVLSSLGKGLAAASLGALLQTRGLSVTIQKLDPYINVDPGTMNPFQHGEVFVTDDGAETDLDLGHYERYLNVPMSRKNNTTSGAIYNHVIAKERRGDYLGGTVQVIPHITDEIKRTVLSLAEGDNAPDVAIIEIGGTVGDIEGLPFLEAIRQLKSELGRDNCLNIHLTLVPYLKAAGEHKTKPTQHSVKELLSIGIQPDIILCRCEHSIPEEMRRKIALFCNVDQDAVFSSVDVGNIYEVPLRFYEEGFDQKVAIMLRLPARNAHLEDWKKLVYDCANPQGSVTIAIVGKYVDLKEAYKSLHEALIHGGVANRVSVNLRYVNSENVDDSNVAATFAGCDGILVPGGFGYRGVEGKIAAIRYARENRIPFFGICLGMQCAVIEFARHVAGLEDANSEEFDPLSAHKVIYLMTEWFDFRTKNLEKRDAESDKGGTMRLGAYPCKIIPDTRAFEAYGKELVEERHRHRYEFNNAFKDLLEEKGMVFSGTAPDGSLMEIVELPDHPWFLGCQFHPEFKSRPMAAHPLFREFIKAAKNNHKK; encoded by the coding sequence ATGAAAACCAAGTTCATTTTTGTTACGGGCGGTGTGTTGTCTTCCCTGGGCAAGGGCCTTGCCGCGGCTTCGCTGGGCGCCCTGTTGCAGACCCGGGGACTTTCCGTCACCATCCAAAAGCTGGATCCGTATATCAATGTTGACCCCGGCACCATGAATCCCTTCCAGCACGGCGAAGTGTTCGTGACCGATGACGGGGCCGAGACCGACCTGGACCTGGGCCACTACGAGCGTTACCTCAACGTGCCCATGTCGCGCAAGAACAACACCACTTCCGGTGCCATCTACAACCACGTGATCGCCAAGGAACGCCGGGGCGATTACCTGGGCGGCACCGTGCAGGTGATCCCCCACATCACCGACGAGATCAAGCGCACCGTGCTTTCCCTGGCCGAAGGCGACAACGCCCCTGACGTGGCCATCATCGAGATCGGCGGCACCGTGGGCGACATCGAAGGCCTGCCCTTCCTGGAAGCCATCCGCCAGCTCAAGTCCGAGCTGGGCCGCGACAACTGCCTGAACATCCATCTGACGCTGGTGCCCTACCTCAAGGCCGCCGGTGAGCACAAGACCAAGCCCACCCAGCACAGCGTCAAGGAACTGCTTTCCATCGGCATCCAGCCCGACATCATCCTCTGCCGCTGCGAGCACAGCATCCCCGAAGAGATGCGCCGCAAGATCGCCCTGTTCTGCAACGTGGATCAGGATGCCGTGTTCTCCTCCGTGGACGTGGGCAACATCTATGAAGTGCCCCTGCGTTTCTACGAGGAAGGCTTCGATCAGAAAGTGGCCATCATGCTGCGCCTGCCCGCGCGCAACGCCCACCTGGAAGACTGGAAAAAGCTGGTCTACGACTGTGCCAATCCCCAGGGCAGCGTGACCATCGCCATCGTGGGCAAGTATGTGGACCTGAAGGAAGCCTACAAGAGCCTGCATGAAGCCCTGATCCACGGCGGCGTGGCCAACCGCGTTTCCGTGAACCTGCGCTACGTGAATTCCGAGAACGTGGACGACAGCAACGTGGCCGCCACCTTTGCCGGCTGCGACGGCATTCTGGTGCCCGGCGGCTTCGGTTACCGCGGCGTGGAAGGCAAGATCGCCGCCATCCGTTATGCCCGTGAGAACCGCATCCCCTTCTTCGGCATCTGTCTGGGCATGCAGTGCGCGGTCATCGAGTTCGCCCGTCACGTGGCCGGTCTGGAAGACGCCAACTCCGAAGAATTCGATCCCCTGAGCGCCCACAAGGTCATCTACCTGATGACCGAATGGTTCGACTTCCGCACCAAGAACCTGGAAAAGCGCGACGCCGAGAGCGACAAGGGCGGCACCATGCGCCTGGGCGCCTACCCCTGCAAGATCATCCCCGATACCCGTGCCTTTGAAGCGTACGGCAAGGAACTGGTGGAAGAACGCCACCGTCACCGCTACGAGTTCAACAACGCCTTCAAGGATCTGCTGGAAGAAAAGGGCATGGTCTTCAGCGGCACCGCCCCCGACGGCTCCCTGATGGAAATCGTGGAACTGCCCGACCATCCCTGGTTCCTGGGCTGCCAGTTCCATCCCGAGTTCAAGTCCCGTCCCATGGCGGCGCATCCCCTGTTCCGCGAATTCATCAAGGCCGCCAAGAACAATCACAAGAAATAG
- the rpoN gene encoding RNA polymerase factor sigma-54 has protein sequence MALELRQQLKLSQQLVMTPQLQQAIKLLQLSRVELLETVQQELLENPFLEEAPANEPVAPQDQEEPRHEKPQDEVYDEDLSRNADWEEYLGEFASTPRTSQGRELEIAEEISPLEARYSAKPTLEGHLLWQLHLSTLTDEQKEIGEIIIGNLGSSGYLRASVEEIAEMASTTPEAVQTVLERVQLFDPVGVAARDARECLLVQLKSLRYDRDPILLELVQSHLEDLEAHRYKPLLRKFKLDMEGLREYLDIIQSLEPLPGASFDGSEPTYVSPDVFVYSVGDEFVILLNEDGLPHLQLSSMLRDGVPSCNEKEKDYVSEKVRSASWLIRSLYQRQRTLYKVVESIVKHQQPFFRDGVTKLAPLILKDIADDIGMHESTVSRITTNKYVATPHGIFELKFFFNSGLELDDGSQVGSESVKALIKKFIAGEDPKSPLSDERLGELLKEQLKVNIARRTVAKYRTALNIPSSSKRKEHF, from the coding sequence ATGGCATTGGAACTTCGTCAACAACTCAAATTGTCGCAGCAGCTGGTCATGACCCCCCAGCTGCAGCAGGCCATCAAGCTGTTGCAGCTTTCTCGTGTCGAACTTCTGGAGACCGTCCAGCAGGAATTGCTGGAGAACCCCTTTCTGGAAGAGGCCCCGGCCAATGAGCCCGTGGCTCCGCAGGATCAGGAGGAGCCGCGGCACGAGAAGCCCCAGGACGAAGTCTATGACGAAGACCTTTCCCGCAATGCCGACTGGGAGGAATATCTCGGCGAATTCGCCAGCACGCCGCGCACCTCGCAGGGGCGGGAACTGGAGATCGCGGAAGAGATCTCTCCCCTGGAGGCCCGTTACTCGGCCAAGCCCACGCTGGAAGGCCATCTGCTCTGGCAGCTGCATCTTTCTACCCTGACGGACGAGCAGAAGGAGATCGGCGAGATCATCATCGGCAATCTGGGCTCGTCGGGCTATCTGCGGGCCAGCGTGGAAGAGATCGCCGAGATGGCGTCCACCACGCCGGAGGCCGTGCAGACCGTGCTGGAGCGCGTACAGCTTTTCGACCCGGTGGGCGTGGCGGCCCGGGATGCCCGCGAATGTCTGCTGGTGCAGCTGAAGAGCCTGCGCTACGACCGTGACCCCATCCTGCTGGAACTGGTGCAGTCGCATCTGGAAGATCTGGAAGCCCACCGCTACAAGCCCCTGCTGCGCAAGTTCAAGCTGGATATGGAAGGCCTGCGCGAGTACCTGGACATCATCCAGTCCCTGGAGCCCCTGCCCGGTGCCAGCTTCGACGGCAGCGAGCCCACCTATGTAAGCCCTGACGTCTTCGTGTACAGCGTCGGTGACGAGTTCGTCATCCTGCTCAATGAAGATGGTTTGCCGCATCTGCAGCTCTCCAGCATGTTGCGTGATGGCGTTCCCTCCTGTAATGAAAAAGAGAAGGACTACGTTTCGGAAAAGGTGCGTTCCGCATCCTGGCTCATCCGCAGTCTGTACCAGCGGCAGCGCACGCTGTATAAAGTGGTGGAGAGCATCGTCAAACATCAGCAGCCCTTTTTCCGTGACGGCGTCACCAAGCTCGCGCCGCTCATCCTCAAGGATATCGCCGACGATATCGGGATGCATGAATCCACGGTCAGCCGCATCACCACCAACAAGTATGTGGCGACGCCGCACGGCATCTTCGAACTGAAATTTTTCTTCAACAGCGGGCTTGAACTGGACGATGGAAGTCAGGTAGGCTCAGAGAGCGTCAAGGCTCTGATCAAAAAGTTCATCGCTGGCGAAGATCCCAAATCGCCCCTGAGCGACGAGCGGCTCGGCGAGCTGCTCAAGGAACAGTTGAAGGTCAATATCGCACGGCGCACGGTGGCCAAGTACCGCACGGCGCTGAACATCCCCTCATCCTCAAAGCGCAAGGAACATTTCTGA
- the hpf gene encoding ribosome hibernation-promoting factor, HPF/YfiA family, with amino-acid sequence MNIAFTFKNFEASDHLKKYARRRMEKMGRFFGKASGLEVGVVLTVDKFRHRCEVTIAGEGLHLSASEQSSDMYAAIDLVVDKVEAQIKKHVSRVKEQRRQARNASVDVFTYNLEADPDEEPAVVGTERFAPKPLHLDEALMQLESIGSEFLVFINAETDRVNVVYRRRIGGYAVIDPVL; translated from the coding sequence ATGAACATTGCTTTCACTTTCAAGAACTTCGAGGCCTCCGATCATCTGAAGAAGTATGCCCGTCGCCGCATGGAGAAGATGGGACGCTTTTTTGGCAAGGCTTCCGGACTGGAAGTCGGTGTTGTGCTTACTGTGGACAAGTTCCGGCATCGCTGTGAAGTGACCATCGCCGGCGAGGGGCTGCACCTGAGTGCTTCCGAGCAGTCTTCCGACATGTACGCCGCCATCGACCTTGTGGTGGACAAGGTCGAGGCCCAGATCAAGAAGCACGTCTCGCGCGTCAAGGAACAGCGCCGTCAGGCCCGCAACGCCAGCGTGGATGTCTTCACCTACAACCTGGAAGCCGATCCCGATGAAGAACCCGCCGTGGTGGGCACCGAGCGCTTTGCGCCCAAGCCCCTGCATCTGGACGAAGCCCTGATGCAGCTGGAATCCATCGGCAGTGAGTTCCTGGTCTTCATCAATGCCGAGACCGACCGCGTCAATGTGGTGTACCGCCGTCGCATCGGCGGCTATGCCGTCATCGACCCCGTCCTGTAA
- the rapZ gene encoding RNase adapter RapZ, translated as MSQTPSEGAAAPVQVCIVTGLSGAGKSTALRVFEDLRYFTVDGLPAGLAVEMVEMMRRGSMERFRGMALGMDMRQQDFLEELNVALAQLSEHGVRPILLFLEAGAQELMRRYATTRRPHPLEREGMGLEDALHEERTRLAPVREMADLVIDTSRFSIHDLRRAIQKRWSRMSGKLRAIQVNVISFGFKYGVPREADFVFDLRFLPNPYFVEKLRPLSGKDKAVRDYVFASEAAQEFEKKLFDLVRFMLPQMEAEGRYRVAIAVGCTGGRHRSVATAEALFQMLRQADYPASIEHRHLELG; from the coding sequence ATGAGCCAGACACCATCCGAGGGCGCGGCAGCGCCTGTCCAGGTCTGTATAGTCACCGGCCTTTCGGGGGCCGGTAAAAGTACGGCGCTGCGGGTCTTTGAAGACCTGCGCTATTTCACTGTGGACGGGTTGCCTGCCGGGCTGGCCGTCGAGATGGTGGAGATGATGCGGCGCGGATCCATGGAACGCTTCCGGGGCATGGCCCTGGGCATGGACATGCGCCAGCAGGACTTTCTGGAAGAGCTCAATGTGGCCCTTGCCCAGCTTTCCGAGCACGGGGTCCGGCCCATACTGCTTTTTCTGGAAGCCGGAGCGCAGGAGCTCATGCGCCGTTATGCCACCACCCGCCGGCCCCATCCGCTGGAGCGTGAGGGCATGGGCCTTGAGGATGCCCTGCACGAGGAACGCACACGCCTGGCCCCCGTGCGCGAGATGGCGGATCTGGTCATAGATACCAGCCGTTTTTCCATCCATGACCTGCGCCGCGCCATCCAGAAGCGCTGGAGCAGGATGTCGGGCAAGCTGCGGGCCATCCAGGTCAACGTCATCTCGTTCGGCTTCAAGTACGGCGTCCCGCGCGAGGCGGATTTCGTCTTTGACCTGCGCTTTTTGCCCAATCCCTATTTTGTAGAAAAATTGCGTCCCCTCAGCGGCAAGGACAAGGCTGTCCGTGACTATGTCTTTGCCTCCGAGGCCGCGCAGGAATTCGAGAAGAAGCTTTTTGACCTGGTGCGCTTCATGCTGCCGCAGATGGAAGCGGAAGGCCGCTACCGGGTCGCCATCGCCGTGGGCTGTACCGGTGGCCGCCACCGTTCCGTCGCCACGGCCGAGGCCCTGTTCCAGATGCTGCGCCAGGCGGATTATCCGGCCAGTATCGAGCACAGGCACCTTGAACTTGGCTAG
- a CDS encoding PTS sugar transporter subunit IIA, with amino-acid sequence MSEQQSSTQVGIIVVAHADYGSAMLRTAEFILGTLSDCTSISVDIAQEVPETVRRLDDAAQRLDKGAGVIILTDMFGGTPTNLALSLLGSHNVEVVTGVNLPMLLKVFTCREKPLAELAKLAGEAGTKGIVVAGSMLRSRNKEKTGD; translated from the coding sequence ATGTCGGAACAGCAATCTTCCACCCAGGTCGGCATCATCGTTGTCGCCCATGCCGACTATGGCTCTGCCATGCTGCGCACGGCGGAGTTCATCCTTGGTACCCTGAGCGACTGCACCTCCATCAGCGTGGACATCGCCCAGGAAGTGCCTGAGACCGTGCGCCGTCTGGATGATGCCGCCCAGCGGCTGGACAAGGGCGCCGGGGTCATCATCCTCACCGACATGTTCGGCGGCACCCCCACCAATCTGGCCCTCTCCCTGCTGGGGAGCCATAATGTGGAAGTCGTCACCGGCGTCAACCTGCCCATGCTGCTCAAGGTCTTCACCTGTCGCGAAAAGCCCCTGGCCGAGCTGGCCAAGCTGGCCGGAGAGGCCGGAACCAAGGGCATCGTCGTGGCCGGCAGCATGCTGCGTTCCCGGAACAAAGAAAAAACAGGCGATTGA
- a CDS encoding PTS sugar transporter subunit IIB, with amino-acid sequence MLWFRVDNRLVHGQVIEGWLPYVAARHLIVANDAMSADLLQQQIVSLAVPEQVAIHFVPVDALLETLACCGESSLVLFADCQDARRALESGVDIRALNIGNLHYAPGKIQVFPHVALSEQDREDLRAMLQQQVELDFRCVPSDKIRDAYEQLL; translated from the coding sequence ATGCTCTGGTTCAGAGTGGACAACCGTCTGGTGCACGGGCAGGTCATCGAAGGCTGGCTGCCCTATGTGGCCGCCCGGCACCTGATAGTTGCCAATGACGCCATGTCGGCGGACCTTCTGCAGCAGCAGATCGTCTCCTTGGCCGTGCCGGAGCAGGTGGCCATCCACTTCGTACCGGTGGACGCCCTGCTTGAGACCCTGGCCTGCTGTGGCGAGAGCAGCCTCGTCCTCTTTGCCGACTGTCAGGATGCCCGCAGGGCCCTGGAGAGCGGCGTCGACATCCGGGCCCTCAATATCGGCAATCTGCACTACGCACCGGGCAAGATCCAGGTCTTTCCGCATGTGGCCCTTTCCGAACAGGACAGGGAGGACTTGCGGGCCATGCTGCAACAGCAGGTAGAGCTGGATTTCCGCTGTGTGCCTTCCGACAAAATCCGGGATGCTTATGAGCAGCTTCTCTGA